The following are from one region of the Carassius auratus strain Wakin chromosome 43, ASM336829v1, whole genome shotgun sequence genome:
- the LOC113061240 gene encoding serine/threonine-protein kinase pim-2-like: MEKGKKKKKWWRLSSLFGAVKKHLKRSSNPVQGEVELQQEQEQSEGVKNQNQCKDRCSGCLDLHNVFQKEKDLNILTSFPATTSWVICWGEGGFGSVYEARRLEDDLKVAVKYVNKTETYRPSLYIPGYQQHVPLEIALTILANKGPRVPEIIQLLDWKDYNDHFVMILECPSPCETLEDFVGRQGGRLNESLARRVMMQVTKAANVCCQRQVFHRDIKLSNLLINNQTLEVKLIDFGCGDILWTTVYMSYSGTATYVPPEFHIKGKYHGKPATVWSLGVLLFKIVAGYYPSFLDLHMLKLHLWSKTGLSNECCRLLRALLQIKPKNRIQLEEILSHKWFTATT, from the exons ATGGAGAaagggaagaagaaaaagaagtggtgGAGGTTGTCTTCTTTGTTTGGAGctgtgaagaaacatctgaagcGCAGCTCGAACCCAGTTCAGGGTGAAGTAGAGCTGCAGCAAGAGCAAGAGCAGAGTGAGGGAGTGAAGAACCAGAACCAGTGTAAAGACAGATGCAGTGGATG CTTGGATCTCCACAACGTCTTCCAGAAGGAGAAGGACCTCAACATCCTG ACTTCATTTCCAGCCactaccagctgggtgatctgctGGGGTGAAGGTGGATTTGGTTCTGTGTATGAGGCGAGACGTTTGGAGGATGACCTTAAA GTGGCGGTCAAATATGTTAATAAGACCGAAACCTACAGGCCAAGTTTATACATT CCTGGATATCAGCAACATGTTCCACTGGAGATCGCCCTCACAATCCTGGCTAATAAAGGCCCCAGAGTGCCAGAGATCATCCAGCTGCTGGACTGGAAGGACTACAATGACCATTTCGTCATGATCCTTGAATGTCCCTCTCCTTGCGAGACTTTGGAAGACTTTGTGGGGCGTCAGGGTGGACGTCTCAACGAGAGCTTAGCACGGCGAGTCATGATGCAGGTGACTAAAGCTGCGAACGTGTGCTGCCAGCGCCAAGTGTTCCACCGTGACATCAAACTGAGCAACCTTCTCATCAACAACCAGACACTTGAAGTCAAACTAATTGACTTTGGGTGTGGGGACATTCTGTGGACAACTGTCTACATGTCATACTCTG GCACAGCAACATACGTCCCTCCTGAGTTTCACATAAAGGGAAAGTACCACGGCAAGCCTGCGACGGTTTGGTCACTGGGGGttctgttatttaaaatagtggCCGGATATTATCCAAGTTTCTTAGATCTGCACATGCTCAAACTGCATCTCTGGTCCAAAACTGGTCTGTCAAACG AATGCTGCAGATTGCTCCGCGCTCTCCTGCAAATAAAGCCAAAGAACCGAATTCAGCTGGAGGAAATCCTTTCCCACAAGTGGTTTACG gcCACCACATAA